From the genome of Fusarium fujikuroi IMI 58289 draft genome, chromosome FFUJ_chr06:
GGGCATATCAAGAGCAGCATGTGGGAAAGGCACGGATCAGATGCGTAGTCAAGAATTGTCACAAATAGAATgttcaagacaaagaaacaaattATACATTACATTTATCTAGAAGAGTGCAGTGCTACACCTGAAATCTATGAACATTGGAACCAACCTAATGTTCATTGGGTTTCGAAGCTCAGATGTGAAAACAGGAGTAATATCAACAATCGCGACGACGGGCAACTTCTACTATGATCTTGGCATACAAACTGCCATTGTATGGTTACCAGGAGATGAAACTAATACTTGCTAGCTTTTTAACGACCAAGTAATGGTACCGGAGGATGATAGCAGGCCACGCTCTGGTCTATCATTCCAAGAGGAAAGTTGGCTGCAAACATAGCTCGAATAGTcatttcctcttcatctggtCTTCAGTTGGTGAGAAGATGATCTCTCACGAAGGTAATTCGCAAGAAATGCAGCTGCATATCTGACAGCATGGCTTTGAAGCACTTCGGATGGACTAAGCTGATGCAAGATGACATACGTGTGAAAGGCCGGAAACAAACAGGCAAGATCAATCAACAGGCCAACGAAAATCGATTGGGTGTCCCATTATTACATACGCGAAGCTTACTGTTCCGCAACGGCTACATGAggcatgccatgccatgcacGGAAGACCGACTGGGGAATAGCCGTTGGTAGCCTCCCGCAGCAGGGATCGCACCACGTCAGATGGGAGCGTCCCCATAACGGACGGAAACAACAAGATGATAGGCTATAGTCATAGCTTTTGTCACAACTTCCGAGTAGAGTTTAAGTTGCGGGAGACCACCATacttcagcatcatcacgTGGAACGGACGGCTCGTCAATTTCAAGATGGGACATCCGTCCCAGAACCATTAGCCGAACACAGTGTCTTGGACATATTTCTCGCCACCAAGCCATCGTGTTCCTGGATCATCCGATTATCTGGCAAGAGTGTGGAACAAAGTTACACAGGTAGCGCCAGGCGAGCGTCATTTGGCTGTCCAGCTACCTAGAGATTCACTCAACCGTACGACGCAGCTACCCACCAGTCAAGACGCTTTGGCATACCCAACCATTGCCGATGTATCCCTCAATCTTGGGTTCTTATCTTATGTCCAGACCTTTTCGCAAGAAACGTCTTGCCTGAGGATCTTGTGCGAGTGAGAGGGGCTTAGTTAGAACTGAACAAACTAAATTCATGAACACAACGCTAGGACTCTTGCATATGAGCAGTATATTTATCATGATGAACTAGTTATACCCAGATTTCTATCCTGGACTGGGCTTTGGATTATTTTAGTGTGCAATCCAAATAACACTAGCGAGTTGAGGACCGATAACTCTTCGTCTAGGGAGTCAAAACTCTGGCCCAGCCACGAGCAGAGAACCGTGCCAAGTGTAACCACCACACAAGCGGGATCCTACAGTATTACCGAGGTTTCTTCGTTTGGATTATCAACCGGCGGCTAGAGGATTTCCTGTTACGGATAGAGCAAACAAAGTTGTCGACAACGGCCTCCGGTTTGCTTCGTATCAACTCACCCAGCGTGCCATGCCACGCAGACAAGACTCACACAAAGGCATCTTTGGACTTCTTCACCTCTTTCCTTTGGTCCATGTCAGACTCCTACTCTCAAATCTTCTTCTTACCAGTAACACCAATCAGTGGGTCATAGACAACCATGTTTAACATGAGAGCAATGCCCTGGGTACCACAACACCCGTCATAGCCACTACTCCTACAACCGTGCCACTGTCAGAAAAGATCTCACGTACTTCGCAGTTGCAAAAGGTTTTGGTCTATTTCTTCGGTGCAGATGTTTGAGGTTGGTGACCTTGCTGAGTGGCCTATTGTGGCCTCTTCGCTTGTAGTCGTGTAACGTTTGAGAATCATGTCTCAAATATTAATTCGGTCCTTCGCCTTCTCCGGCAAGATAGTTACCAATTAGTATGAATGTTTCAAGAGTATTATGTTCCAAGTCAGGTGTGTTGTCACTTCGCCTCCAGATTCTCTGCGGATCGACTCGATATGAAAAGCTCCAAACTTTTCCAATCGGATACAACTGAAGATCTTTGAATTAGCGCCGACTACCTCGCCAATAGATTATATCAAATCCGTCTGGCTACGGgagtctcttctttccaggGAACTTACCAGAATCGAAGGGCTCCTACTTTGTCAAGCCCGAAGGCAGCACCTTCGCTCGAGAAAACTCTCCACGCCTCTAGCTGCACTATCGCTTATCTTCACTGCCAATCTTGATTCTTCAACTTCGACATCGGGTCCCAATatatcttcaagctctcaaGCGCTTCCAAGAAGTTGCATCCAAACATTTGGAGTGTGGGAGAAGATCGATAGCAAAGATGGACAACGAATATCGAATGTCTCTCTCCTATCCAAACCCATCCCTGGGCCAAATAGCAGAGACGGAGAATGACTTGGAGGAGAATGCCTCAATGGCAACGGAGGTCATCGGACTACGCAAGCATTCAATCACTGGACCTCGGCGAGTAGTTCTTGTCATCTCGTAAGAAAGTTGTTGCGTTGGCAGACGGAACTTGCTAATTGACATATTCAGATTGTTGGCCGGGCTGCTCTTTTCGAGCCTTGACACCTCCATCGTCTCGACTTCGCTCGTCACCATCTCGCACGACCTTGACGACTTCACAAATGCGCCTTGGATAGTTCTAGCGTACCTCCTCACATACATGGGTGAGTCTCTTGCAAGATCGTGGACCGAGAGAACATCCTTTGACAGGATGCAACAGGATTCGCTGTCTGTGTGTCCAAACTGAGTGACATTTATGGACGGCGCAACATACTCGTGGTATCATGGGTCATTTTCGTTGGTTTCTCACAGGGCTGTGGATCAGCAACTAGTATGACAGCTTTGTATGCCGCCTACTCTGTACTCTGTTCTCAAGCTGACCCCTTTCAGGATTGTATGCCGCGCTTTCCAAGGAATGGGCGCATCTGGTCTGTACAGCTTAACACAGATCGGCCTAGTAGAGGTTGGTCCTTCTCACAGTCCCAGTCTGATAGGGGCTATGATTGGTGTTACCCTTGCCGTCGCCTTTGTACTGGGTCCCATCGTCGGCGGTGCAGTTTCTCAGCTTTCAGACTGGAGGTGGTTGTTCAACATGAAGTAAGTATTCTGGCACATACTGGAAGAAATACTGACGCCTTCAGCATCCCTTTCGGCTTACTTGCGATCCTTACAATCACAAATCTCTGGCCGCACGAAGAAGTGGCACACTTCTTCTCATGGAAGGCTTTCACCAGCATCGATTTCCTCGGAAATGCAACCCTTCTTACCAGTTCGGGCTTTCTGGTATTCGCTGTTCAGCAAGCTGGCTCAGATACGTTCGCTTGGGGGAGCCCAGAGATCATCTCTGCTTTAGTCATTTCAGGCGTAAGCTGGCTCGTGTTCGTGTGGTGGGAGGTGCACTTGGAGACAAGGCCTTTGCGCAGCATCGAGCCAATCTTCCCGATCCGATTGATGCTTCGAAGAGTATACTCTGCCGGACTACTGTAAGTTGGAAAACAAAGGTTCGCCAGTGATCCCAGCTGACACCAATTAGGGTTACCTTGTTCACCGGGTTTCCTTACATCTCACTTTCTATCGTCATCCCGGAAAGATTTCAGATTGTCAGCCGTGAAGAAGTCCTAACAGCAGGGTTGCATATCCTCCCTATGCTTAGCACCTGTGCCGTTGGGTCGTTTCTCGGGGGAGCCATTTCGAGCCGGAGAAACAACACGTCCCTGACTCTTCTGGGGGCATCGTGTCTACAGCTCCTTGGAGTCGGTCTAATGTCAATGTTGACTGGGCCAGACTCACATAGTAAAGCCCAGTATGCCTTCCAAGCAATCTTCGGGCTTGGCGTCGGTCTCTCTTTTTCTGCCGCAACTATCATGACCAGTATACTCGCCGCTGAACGGAGTGAGCTCGCCTCTGCACAAGGTGCTGTAGCACAGGCTCGTGTCTTGGGAGGTTGCATTGGTCTTGCGGTTTGCACTGTCATTTTCAACTCCCACGTCAATGAATATCTCCAGGACCATTTGACATCTGCTCAACTCGACAGTCTCCACCGATCACCGCTAACAAGTCTACAAC
Proteins encoded in this window:
- a CDS encoding related to multidrug transporter, with protein sequence MDNEYRMSLSYPNPSLGQIAETENDLEENASMATEVIGLRKHSITGPRRVVLVISLLAGLLFSSLDTSIVSTSLVTISHDLDDFTNAPWIVLAYLLTYMGFAVCVSKLSDIYGRRNILVVSWVIFVGFSQGCGSATSMTALIVCRAFQGMGASGLYSLTQIGLVEVGPSHSPSLIGAMIGVTLAVAFVLGPIVGGAVSQLSDWRWLFNMNIPFGLLAILTITNLWPHEEVAHFFSWKAFTSIDFLGNATLLTSSGFLVFAVQQAGSDTFAWGSPEIISALVISGVSWLVFVWWEVHLETRPLRSIEPIFPIRLMLRRVYSAGLLVTLFTGFPYISLSIVIPERFQIVSREEVLTAGLHILPMLSTCAVGSFLGGAISSRRNNTSLTLLGASCLQLLGVGLMSMLTGPDSHSKAQYAFQAIFGLGVGLSFSAATIMTSILAAERSELASAQGAVAQARVLGGCIGLAVCTVIFNSHVNEYLQDHLTSAQLDSLHRSPLTSLQLPGHLRDLVRDVYAGAFAEEIKVMMLVCAVMVALSLFSLERNPAPLERLTAFPKDQFSSRRGSESATEMTDISSIRRSV